From the Ferroacidibacillus organovorans genome, the window CCAAAACTCGAACGCTCACAATGTGTGGCGCGTGAATCTTTGGAAGTTGCCATAAGAGACCGTCCAACCGTGCAGATACACACTCTACAAATCGTTCAGACAGTGCCTTAATCCGTGCAACACGAGCTTCAAAGTGCTCATGTTGTAAAGCAAAAGCGGTTGCCATTCCACTCGCGAGCGCGACACTCTCCGTACCGCCTCGCCTGCCGCGTTCCTGTGTGCCTTGCGGATAGAGTGGCTCAAACGGCACGCCCGCGCGAACATAGAGCGCACCAACACCGACCGGCCCAAAAAGTTTGTGCGCGCTAAAGCTCACGGCATCCACTGGCAACGCATTAAGATTCAAAGCAGTGACCGCAGCCGCCTGCACTCCGTCGACATGAAATGAGATTCCACGCGCGCGAAGGGCGCGCCCAAGCTCATCAATCGGCGCAATAGCACCCGTCTCATTGTTTACCCACATCACGCTTACGAGACATGTTTCGTCGCGCACCGCCAAGAGCACATCCTCAGCGTGAACCAAACCATCCGCACGCGGATTGACAAATGTCACTTCATAGCCAAGCCGCTCCATCAACAAAAGCGTACTGAGCACCGCATGGTGTTCATACGCTGTACTGACGATATGGCGATTTTTACATTTCGCAACAAGACCTGTGATGCCAAGATAATCCGCTTCCGTTCCACCACTCGTAAAGATTAACTCATCTTTACGGCAGTGAAGCGTTTGAGCCATTATCAAACGCGCGCGCTCCAATGTCTGGCGAGAGGCACGCCCTTTGCAGTGTAAACTCGAAGGGTTTCCGGACGTTTCATCCAAGCTCTTCATTATCGTCTGACGGACTTCAGGCGCGAGAGGAGTGGTAGCCGCCGCGTCAAGATATGCGGTCTCCATAAACTCCCTTCTTCCACGCGTCAAATATAAAACATATAGCCATTCTTACTGTCTTTACCATACAATTCAACAAGGTCCGCAATCGTCGTCGTACGCAATACCTCGTCAATTTTATCTTGCAAAGAAAGCCAGAACGCCTCCAGCCCGTCTCCCGTTTCATCAACGATCGCGATCGGACCTTCCAATACGTGAAGCACGTCTCCCGCAGTGATCGCTTCAGGAGAACGTGCGAGGGTGTAACCGCCATACGCACCGCGTACACTTTTTACCATTCCCGCATTTCGCAGCGGCGCAATTAATTGTTCGAGGTAATGGTCGGATAGACCTTTGCGCTCTGCAACCGACTTCAATGACACCGGACCAGAAACGCCTGACACCGCAAGGTCTACCATGAGTAGCAGGCCATAGCGACCTTTTGTCGAGATCTTCACGCTCTACACCTCTGAATCGATACACTCATACATCCTATCGTTGCCAGTATACCATACCCTAAAACCGAAATTGTGAGCTTTCTGCAACCATTTATGCGATTTCAGCGAGGATTTTCCTCTTTTCCGTCTGTGGGCCTTTCATATTTACGCGGACGTACTCGCTGTTCCAACCCTTCCGTACTTGGCGCATAAAAAATTTCGCGTTCAAGCGGCGCCGGAAGATAGTCCTGTTTAACGTGATGGTGCGGGTAATCGTGAGGGTAGCGATACGGCGTTTTCCCATCATCCTCGCGCGGATAGCTCTTATCACGCAAGTGGAGTGGTACCGCCGCATGTGGATGTGCCCGAATCGCCTCCTCAACCTTGCCAAGCGCCACGACGATGCTGTTTGATTTGGGTGACTCACAAATAAAAACGATCGCCTGTGCAATCGGAATCCGCGCCTCAGGCATCCCCACCACATCAAGCGCCTGCCACGCCGCCAGCGCTTGAAGAAGCGCCTGTGGGTTGGCCATCCCAACGTCCTCGCTCGCATGCACGATCATTCGCCGAACCGGGATGCGCGGATCGACCCCCGCATCCACCATCCGCATAAACCAGTACACCGCAGCGTCGCTGTCACTTCCGCGCAGCGATTTGCCAAACGCACTCAACATGTCATAGAGCGTCGATTCATCCACCGTCCCGCGCGCCTCTTCAAGGATCCTCTGCACGGTTGAACGTTTCACCCGCACAACACCCGCGCACTCCTCCGTTTGATACACCGCCCACTCAAGCGTCGTCAAGGCGCGCCTTACGTCACCACCGCTAAACGCGAGGAGCAAATCCCGCGCGTCATCCTCAAGCACCACCCCGCGTCCGCCGAGACCCCGCGCCTCATCGGTGAGCGCCCGCAGAACGGCCATGCGCAGGTCATCCTCCGTAAGCGGACGCAACTGCACAATCTGCAGTCGACTCAAAAGTGCCGGCGTCAGCGCCATGCGCGGGTTTTGCGTCGTACTTCCGATCAAATGGATGATCCCGCGCTCCACAGCCGGCAGCAACGCGTCCTGCTGCGTTTTCGTATAACGGTGTATCTCATCGATAAAAACGAGCGTCTGAATGCCGTAGAGACGGCGCTCTTCATCCGCCTGCACAAACACCTCACGCAACTCCCGCGTGCCAGACGAAACCGCTGAGAGTTCGATCAATCGCGCATCCGCCCGATTGGCCATCAGTTTCGCAAGCGTTGTCTTGCCGACCCCCGGCGGTCCCCAAAGAATGACTGAGCGCAAAAACCCCGTCTGCATCGCGCGATGAATCAGCGTCCCCGGCCGCAAAAGATGTTGTTGTCCGTAAAACTCCTCAAGCGAACGCGGACGCATGCGCTCCGCCAGTGGAATCGATTCGTCCATCGTCGCATACGCCCCTTTCGCTTACGCACTCACACAGCGAGAGACTGCGCGAAGCGTCGCTTCAATTGCTACGTCGTCCACGTCCACATGGGTGACAAAACGCACCGTCGTCTCGCTAAAGTCTGTCGCCAATACGCCCTCATTCGCAAGTCGATGCAAGAAATCTGCCATGCCCACCGACAGCCCTGCAATGTCTGCAATGACGATATTCGTCTCGACATCCTCGGGACGAATAGAAATCCCAGGAATCTGCGCAAGCCCTTCGGCTAGCCGTTTCGCCCGTCTATGATCATCCGCCAAACGCTCGACCATCGTGTTTAGCGCCAAAAGTCCTGGCGCCGCAATCACACCCGCTTGCCGCATGCCGCCACCCAGCGCTTTGCGCCACTTGCGCGCACGTTCGATCCAGTCGCGCGGACCTGCAAGAATGGATCCAATCGGCGCGCCGAGCCCTTTTGACAGGCAAACCTGTACCGTGTCGACGGCGGCGGCGAAATCGCACACCGCGACGCCGGATGCGACCGCTGCGTTAAAAAGGCGCGCCCCATCAAGGTGCACAGGCACCTGATGCGCCTTTGCCAACTCGTATACTTCCTTCATATAAGAGAGCGGGAGAATCGCGCCACCTGCACGATTGTGTGTGTTTTCAAGACAAATCAATTTGGTCTCTGGGTAGTGAATGTTGACACCGCGAATCGCCTTCTTGAGTTGTGAAAGCGGAATCTGCCCGCGCACCCCTGGGAGTGTCCGGGCCTGAACACCCGCAAGCGCAGCCATCGCGCCGACTTCGTAATAAAAGATATGCGACTCTGCCTCAAGGATCACTTCATCGCCCGGACGCGCGTGCGTGAGCACTGCGATCTGATTGCCCTGCGTGCCGCTTGTCACAAAGAGCGCCGCTTCTTTTCCGAGCATTTCAGCCGCCGTCTCTTCGAGTTTCAACACGGTAGGATCTTCGCGGTAAACATCATCACCCACTTCCGCCTGCGCCATTGCGTGACGCATGGCAGCCGACGGACGCGTCACCGTATCGCTTCGCAAATCGATCATTTCTGTGCAGCCTCCGTTTCAAGCGCAAGTTCGAGATGAAGCGTCTCCAACTGCTTTTTTTCAACTGGAGACGGTGCCATCACCATGACGTCCGTGCCCGACGCCGTCTTCGGAAACGCAATCACATCCCGCAGCGATGATTGTCCGGCCAAAATCATGATGATCCGATCAAGTCCAAATGCGATCCCGCCGTGCGGCGGCGTTCCGTACTCAAATGCGTCAAGCAAAAAACCAAACTGACTGCGCGCGTCTTCCATCGTAAATCCAAGCGTTTGAAACATCTTCTCCTGCACATCCCGCTGATAGATGCGCATCGACCCGCCGCCGATTTCATATCCGTTCAAGACCATGTCATACGCCTGCGCACGCACGCGCCCAGGATCTGTATCAAGTAGGGGCACATCTTCCACACGCGGCATCGTAAAGGGATGGTGCTCCGCCACAAAACGACTCGCCTCTTCGTCATACGACACAAGCGGGAAATCAGTGATCCAGGCAAACGCGAGAACAGATTCGTCGATGAGTCCAAGCTGCTTCCCGAGATGCGAGCGCAGGGCCCCGAGCGCGTCTGCCACCACTTTCTTTTGATCCGCGATAAATAGGATCAAATCCCCGACCTTTGCCCCGGTATGCGCGACGATTGCCGACAGTTCTTCCTCCGTAAAAAACTTCGCGATGGCCGAGCGCACACCCGTTTCTTCAACGACCATCCACGCCAGTCCCTTCGCTCGATAGCGCGCGGCAAACTTCCCGAGATCATCAATCTCTTTTCGGCTAAACGACCCACATCCCGGCGCGACGAGCGCCTTGACCTCGCCGCCTTTTGCGAGAACGTCTGCAAACACCTTGAAAGACGCATTTTTTACAACCGGCGCGACATCACATAGTTCCATGCCAAAGCGCAAGTCCGGTTTGTCCGAACCAAAGCGCGCCATTGCCTCTTGGTAAGGGATCCTCTGAAAAGGAAGCGAAACCGTCACGCCAAGCGTTTCTTGCACCATGTGCGCAACCATGCTCTCCATCATGGACATCAGCTCTGCCTGTGTTAAAAAGGACGTTTCAATGTCGATTTGTGTAAACTCCGGTTGGCGATCAGCGCGCAAGTCTTCATCGCGAAAACAGCGCACGATCTGAAAATAGCGTTCAAATCCACCGACCATCAGCAGTTGCTTAAAAAGTTGCGGCGACTGTGGCAATGCATAAAACTCACCAGGATGAACGCGCGACGGCACGAGGTAATCGCGCGCGCCTTCTGGCGTGCTGCGCGTGAGCATTGGCGTCTCGACTTCGATAAATTGACGCGCATCGAGGAATTGCCGCACGAGTTGCATCACCTGATGGCGAAGGCGAAACGTGCGCTGCATTTCCGGCCGGCGCAAGTCGAGATAACGGTAGCGCAAGCGCACCATTTCATCGACATCAATCCCGTCTTCCAGTAGAAACGGCGGCGTCTTTGCCGCATTCAGAATCTCAAGCGCGGTGACCTCCACTTCAATCTCGCCTGTCGCGATTTTCGGATTGATCGCGTGTGCCTCGCGCACGACGACGCGCCCTGTCACGCACACCACATACTCGCTGCGCAAACGGTCGGCAAGTTCTAGCGACGGCGCACTGATATCCTGGCGAAACACCAATTGCGCGATGCCCGATCGATCCCGCAGGTCGATAAAGATGACACCGCCCAAATCCCGCCGACGCTGGACAAAACCGGCCAGCCGCACTTCACTACCCGCATGCTCACGCCGCAACATCCCAGCGTCATGTGTCCTCATCTCCGTCACTTCTCGCAGTCCTTCTCGCGCAACACTCTTCATCGACTCCAAAGCGATCGCCTCTCCATCTCACCGTTTTAGTTGCGCGAGAACCGCCTCAACAAAAGCGTCCTCACTCACCATTTGTTGCTCTTTTGTGCTCAAATCGCGGATCGTTACAGCTCGTTTGGCGATTTCCTCTTCGCCGAGCAAAAGCGCCATGCGTGCACCGAGTCGATCGGCCGTTTTCATCTGCGCCTTGACACCGCGCGCCGCATAATCAAGATCGGCCGCAACGCCCGCCTGACGCAGTCGTGAAAGGATGCGCACGGACGCGTCAAAATGGGCTTGATCACTCCCGAATGTCACAATGTACACATCGATCTTTGGAGAATCGTCTGCATCCCCCTGTTGCTGCGCAAGTAACAATCGTTCAACGCCACCGGCAAATCCAATCCCCGGCATGTCCGGACCACCCAACTGTTCAACAAGCCCGTTATAACGACCTCCGGCGAGCAGCGTGCTCTTTGCGCCGATGCGATCATCGACAAACTCAAATGTCGTCTGCGTATAATAGTCGAGCCCGCGCACAAGTGTGGGGTCTTCCACGTAGCTCACGCCAAGCACGTCAAGATAATGCTTTACTGCACTGTACTGCGTCTGGCAATTCTCACAAAGATACGCTGTAATGCGCGGACTGTTTTTTACTTCCGGGCGATCGCGGTCTTTTTTGCAGTCAAGAATGCGCAGTGGATTCTTTTCAAACCGCCCTTGGCAGTCTGTGCAAAGTGAGCCGCGAATCGGTGTCAGGTGTGCGATAAGCGCTGCACGGTGCGCCGCGCGACAAACCGGACAGCCCACCGAGTTCAGTTCAAGCCGCGCGTCAGCAACCCCCGCCTCCAAAAGAAAGCGCGCACCAAGCTCAATCACTTCTGCATCGACGCGCGGGTCGGAGGAACCGATGACCTCGACGCCATACTGATGAAACTGGCGATTGCGCCCGGCCTGTGGCGCTTCATAGCGAAACATCGGACCAAAGTACCACAGCTTCGCCGGGAGCGGTCCGCCATACAGCTTGTTCTCGACAAACGCGCGCACGACGCCAGCCGTTCCTTCGGGGCGCAGCGTGACCGACTTTTCACCGCGCGTGACAAACGTATACATCTCTTTTTGAACAATATCGCTCGTATCGCCGACACCGCGTTCAAAAACATCGGTGTGCTCAAAAATGGGTGTGCGCATCTCTTCAAAGTGATAGTGAAAAAAGAGTCGGCGGGCCAAATCCTCCACAGATCGCCACGTCGGCGTCTCACTCGGTTTAATGTCATACGTCCCGCGCGGTCGTGCAAATCCCGCCATCGCAAAGCCCTCCAGCCTTCATTTTGTTTTGTACACAAAAAAGCACCCGTCCCGAGGGACGAGCGCGCTGCGCCCGTGGTGCCACCCTATTCGCTGTGCATCACAAGCGATCCACAACTCTCCATCAGATAACGGGGGTTCCCGGTTGCGCTTTTCGGCTGCGCCGTACTCACGTAACATCTCAGAGATGTCCTTCTCAAGAACGCGTTTGGCGAGCCGACTCTCAGTCACGTTCGTCTCTCTCTGTGCCTGCGCACTTGATACTCTTCTCTTCATCGATCTCATTTAGATTTATCCAATAGACTACCGCTTCAGATACGATCTGTCAATGCGCTGCGCCGATCTGTTCGCAAATGCGGGTCAACGCGCGCTCTTTAACCGCAAGTACTCGCTCCATGGCGTTCACGTACGCGAGCGGTTCACGCGGATTGTCGTGACGCGTGATTTTTCGCGTTCCAGGTTCAACCCATTTGCTCGCCGCGCCGCCGCCAAGCGCGATGATCGTCTGCGCCTCTTCAATAATTGCGATGTTGTAGATGCCTTCAAACCCTGGCTTGGCATAGCCGACATTCTCCAGATTGCCAAGAATATCACGCTGACGGTAGAGATAGTAGGGCAAAAGCCCTGCGCTTCGCACCGCCTGGTCCGCCGCGCGCATCATCAAAAGCATCGCCTCGTCATCCGGCACAACAAGGCTCTCACGCTTCTCCGTCACCTCTGAAGAGCGTTTAAACGAGAGCGTGTGCAGCGTCACCGCGTCTGGTTCGAGCGCGAGCGTGCGCTCCACGGAGTACGCCACATCCTCTTGCGTCTCACCGGGGAGCCCCAAGATCAAGTCCATGTTGATGTTGCGAATGCCAGACTCCCGCACGAGCGCAAAGCGGCGATCAATAATCTCCGGCGAGTGGCCGCGACCCATCAAACGCAGTGTTCTGTGATGATATGACTGAGGATTGACGCTCACGCGATCCAC encodes:
- a CDS encoding cysteine desulfurase family protein: METAYLDAAATTPLAPEVRQTIMKSLDETSGNPSSLHCKGRASRQTLERARLIMAQTLHCRKDELIFTSGGTEADYLGITGLVAKCKNRHIVSTAYEHHAVLSTLLLMERLGYEVTFVNPRADGLVHAEDVLLAVRDETCLVSVMWVNNETGAIAPIDELGRALRARGISFHVDGVQAAAVTALNLNALPVDAVSFSAHKLFGPVGVGALYVRAGVPFEPLYPQGTQERGRRGGTESVALASGMATAFALQHEHFEARVARIKALSERFVECVSARLDGLLWQLPKIHAPHIVSVRVLGIKADVLLMNLDLRGVYASSGSACSAGSAEPSHVMMALGMSGPEAREVVRFSFSSATTESEVDYAVDEFCKAVKQIRASRLGNEKNGYSEDAKAD
- a CDS encoding RrF2 family transcriptional regulator, whose product is MKISTKGRYGLLLMVDLAVSGVSGPVSLKSVAERKGLSDHYLEQLIAPLRNAGMVKSVRGAYGGYTLARSPEAITAGDVLHVLEGPIAIVDETGDGLEAFWLSLQDKIDEVLRTTTIADLVELYGKDSKNGYMFYI
- a CDS encoding replication-associated recombination protein A, with product MDESIPLAERMRPRSLEEFYGQQHLLRPGTLIHRAMQTGFLRSVILWGPPGVGKTTLAKLMANRADARLIELSAVSSGTRELREVFVQADEERRLYGIQTLVFIDEIHRYTKTQQDALLPAVERGIIHLIGSTTQNPRMALTPALLSRLQIVQLRPLTEDDLRMAVLRALTDEARGLGGRGVVLEDDARDLLLAFSGGDVRRALTTLEWAVYQTEECAGVVRVKRSTVQRILEEARGTVDESTLYDMLSAFGKSLRGSDSDAAVYWFMRMVDAGVDPRIPVRRMIVHASEDVGMANPQALLQALAAWQALDVVGMPEARIPIAQAIVFICESPKSNSIVVALGKVEEAIRAHPHAAVPLHLRDKSYPREDDGKTPYRYPHDYPHHHVKQDYLPAPLEREIFYAPSTEGLEQRVRPRKYERPTDGKEENPR
- the ltaE gene encoding low-specificity L-threonine aldolase is translated as MIDLRSDTVTRPSAAMRHAMAQAEVGDDVYREDPTVLKLEETAAEMLGKEAALFVTSGTQGNQIAVLTHARPGDEVILEAESHIFYYEVGAMAALAGVQARTLPGVRGQIPLSQLKKAIRGVNIHYPETKLICLENTHNRAGGAILPLSYMKEVYELAKAHQVPVHLDGARLFNAAVASGVAVCDFAAAVDTVQVCLSKGLGAPIGSILAGPRDWIERARKWRKALGGGMRQAGVIAAPGLLALNTMVERLADDHRRAKRLAEGLAQIPGISIRPEDVETNIVIADIAGLSVGMADFLHRLANEGVLATDFSETTVRFVTHVDVDDVAIEATLRAVSRCVSA
- the aspS gene encoding aspartate--tRNA ligase gives rise to the protein MKSVAREGLREVTEMRTHDAGMLRREHAGSEVRLAGFVQRRRDLGGVIFIDLRDRSGIAQLVFRQDISAPSLELADRLRSEYVVCVTGRVVVREAHAINPKIATGEIEVEVTALEILNAAKTPPFLLEDGIDVDEMVRLRYRYLDLRRPEMQRTFRLRHQVMQLVRQFLDARQFIEVETPMLTRSTPEGARDYLVPSRVHPGEFYALPQSPQLFKQLLMVGGFERYFQIVRCFRDEDLRADRQPEFTQIDIETSFLTQAELMSMMESMVAHMVQETLGVTVSLPFQRIPYQEAMARFGSDKPDLRFGMELCDVAPVVKNASFKVFADVLAKGGEVKALVAPGCGSFSRKEIDDLGKFAARYRAKGLAWMVVEETGVRSAIAKFFTEEELSAIVAHTGAKVGDLILFIADQKKVVADALGALRSHLGKQLGLIDESVLAFAWITDFPLVSYDEEASRFVAEHHPFTMPRVEDVPLLDTDPGRVRAQAYDMVLNGYEIGGGSMRIYQRDVQEKMFQTLGFTMEDARSQFGFLLDAFEYGTPPHGGIAFGLDRIIMILAGQSSLRDVIAFPKTASGTDVMVMAPSPVEKKQLETLHLELALETEAAQK
- the hisS gene encoding histidine--tRNA ligase, translating into MAGFARPRGTYDIKPSETPTWRSVEDLARRLFFHYHFEEMRTPIFEHTDVFERGVGDTSDIVQKEMYTFVTRGEKSVTLRPEGTAGVVRAFVENKLYGGPLPAKLWYFGPMFRYEAPQAGRNRQFHQYGVEVIGSSDPRVDAEVIELGARFLLEAGVADARLELNSVGCPVCRAAHRAALIAHLTPIRGSLCTDCQGRFEKNPLRILDCKKDRDRPEVKNSPRITAYLCENCQTQYSAVKHYLDVLGVSYVEDPTLVRGLDYYTQTTFEFVDDRIGAKSTLLAGGRYNGLVEQLGGPDMPGIGFAGGVERLLLAQQQGDADDSPKIDVYIVTFGSDQAHFDASVRILSRLRQAGVAADLDYAARGVKAQMKTADRLGARMALLLGEEEIAKRAVTIRDLSTKEQQMVSEDAFVEAVLAQLKR